From Spirosoma agri, one genomic window encodes:
- a CDS encoding L-ribulose-5-phosphate 4-epimerase, with translation MYTSLKEECYEANMQLPKLGLVLFTFGNVSAVDRERGVFAIKPSGVPYEKLQPSDIVICDYDAKVVEGTMRPSSDTKTHALLYKTWDKIGGISHTHSTYAVAWSQAGMDIPIFGTTHADHTHQDIPCAPALTDEMIQGDYEHETGHQIFNCFADKGLIYSEMEMVMLQNHGPFTWGENAEKAVYNSAVLEELAKMAYLTLQINPNTPRIKDTLRLKHYERKHGTNAYYGQGC, from the coding sequence ATGTACACGTCCTTAAAAGAAGAGTGTTACGAGGCCAATATGCAGCTTCCGAAGCTGGGCCTTGTCTTGTTTACGTTTGGTAACGTGAGCGCCGTCGACCGCGAGCGTGGCGTGTTTGCCATCAAACCCAGCGGTGTGCCTTACGAAAAACTCCAGCCCAGCGATATTGTCATTTGCGATTACGACGCTAAGGTTGTCGAGGGAACCATGCGGCCATCGTCCGATACGAAAACCCACGCGCTGCTTTACAAAACCTGGGATAAGATCGGTGGGATCTCGCACACGCACAGTACCTACGCGGTGGCCTGGTCGCAGGCGGGTATGGACATCCCCATTTTTGGAACGACCCACGCGGACCACACCCATCAGGATATTCCGTGTGCACCCGCGCTGACCGACGAAATGATCCAGGGCGACTATGAACATGAGACCGGTCACCAGATCTTCAATTGCTTTGCTGACAAAGGCTTGATCTATAGTGAGATGGAAATGGTCATGTTGCAGAATCACGGTCCGTTTACGTGGGGGGAAAATGCTGAAAAAGCCGTCTATAACTCAGCTGTGCTGGAAGAACTGGCTAAGATGGCCTATCTGACGCTACAGATTAATCCCAACACGCCCCGCATTAAAGACACGCTCCGGTTGAAGCATTACGAGCGCAAGCACGGCACCAATGCGTACTACGGCCAGGGTTGCTAG